CTGCCCAGGGAGTGGAGCGACTGGTTCACCAGGGCGGCGATGCCGGCGCTGCGGGTCCCGGATTTCAATATGAGCTCTGTCAGTCAGGGCGTATAACCTCGTAGTCGGCTGTCACCCGACTGCCCGAAGATCATCGAGGAGACACGAGAACCGTGACGGACATCGTCGACGAGCTGAAGTGGCGCGGGCTGTTCGCCCTGTCCACTGACGAGGACGCTTTGCGCAAGGCGCTCGCGGACGGTCCCGTCACGTTCTATTGCGGCTTCGACCCGACGGCGCCGTCGCTGCACGTGGGGCACCTGGTGCAGGTGCTGACCGTGCGCCGGCTCCAGCAGGCCGGTCACCGGCCGCTGGCGCTGGTCGGCGGTGCCACGGGCCTGATCGGCGACCCGCGTCCGACCGCGGAGCGCACGCTGAACGACCCGGAGACGGTCGCCGGCTGGGTCGGCAAGCTGCGCTCCCAGATCGAGCCGTTCCTGGACTTCGAGGGCGAGAACGCGGCCGTCATGGTCAACAACCTCGACTGGACTCAGAACCTCTCCGCGATCGAGTTCCTGCGGGACATCGGCAAGCACTTCCGCGTCAACAAGATGCTGACCAAGGACTCCGTCGCCCGGCGCCTGGAGTCCTCCGAGGGCATCAGCTACACGGAGTTCAGCTACCAGATCCTCCAGGGCATGGACTTCCTCCAGCTGTACCGGAGGTACGGCTGCACGCTCCAGCAGGGCGGCAGCGACCAGTGGGGCAATCTCACGGCGGGCCTGGACCTGATCCACCGGCTGGAGCCGGACGCCACGGTGCACGCCATGGCGACACCGCTGATGACCAAGGCGGACGGCACCAAGTTCGGCAAGACCGAGGGCGGCGCCGTCTGGCTCGACCCGGAGATGACGACGCCGTACGCGTTCTACCAGTTCTGGCTGAACGTGGACGACCGGGACGTCTCCAAGTACATGCGCATCCTGTCCTTCCGTTCCCGCGCGGAGCTGGAGGAGCTGGAGAAGCAGACCGAGGAGCGTCCGCAGGCCCGTGCCGCGCAGCGGGCGCTGGCCGAGGAGCTGACGACGCTGGTGCACGGCGCCGACCAGACGGCCGCCGTGATCGCCGCGTCCAAGGCCCTCTTCGGGCAGGGCGAACTGGCGGAGCTCGACGAGCGGACGCTGGCCGCGGCCCTGTCGGAGGTGCCGCACATCCAGGTCGCCGAGCTCGGCCCGGTCGTCGACCTGTTCGCGGAGGTCGGCCTGGTGGCCAGCAAGTCGGCCGCGCGCCGCACGGTCAAGGAGGGCGGCGCCTACGTGAACAACGTCAAGGTCGCCGGCGAGGACGCGGTCCCCGCCAAGGAGGACCTGCTGCACGGCCGCTGGCTGGTGCTGCGCCGGGGCAAGAAGAACCTGGCGGCGGTGGAGGTCACCGGCGCCTGAGGGCGCGAGGGAGGGGGTGGTCTCCGGTGACGGAGGCCGCCCCCTTCGCCGTGTGTGTCATGCCCTTCTCGCCGTGTGTGTCATGCCCTTCGTTTCTTGCCCCGGACCGCCGTGTACGCCCGGTCGCCGATGGCGACGAGGATGATCGCGGCCGCCAGTTGGAACACGTGCCGCCACCAGTCGATGCCCGAGGTGGCGTCCACACCGGCCGCCCGGGCGACGGCGTTGCCGCCGATGGCGCCGAGCATGCCCAGAATGACGGTCAGCCACAGGGGGACGTGCTGCTTGCCCGGAATGATCGCCTTGGCGAGCAGACCGAGTACCAGTCCCACGATGATCGCCCACAACCAGCCCATCGCTGCCTCCTCGTACGGCTCGACGTGAGCACTACGCCCAGTGTCGGCCCAGGTGCCCTACGCCGCATGCCGGGGATGGCCGTACGCCGCTCGGCTCAGGCTGTTCGCCCGGGCCGGACCGGCCCCGGTCTCGTAGCCGGCGCAGGCGCGGCGTAACGTGGAAGCTGTCCTGGCCAGGTTCCCCGGCCGGCCCAGGGCGGCTACGGGGCGGGGAGATCCGATACGGGCGGATGGTGGAATGCGATGCGGAAGCGGCATGGCGGCGGACACGCCGAGGTTTTCCGGATCACCGGCGCCCGGGCCGGACTTCAGGACGACGTCCGCGGGCGGCAGCGCCGGTACGTGATCTCTATGACGGTCCGCACGATCTCCGTGATCCTCGCGGCCACGTTGTGGAACGTCGAACGGCACGTCGCCGTCGTGGCCTTGGTGCTCGGGCTGGTGCTGCCGTACATCGCGGTGGTGATCGCGAACGCCGGGCGTGAGAACGCGCCGTCTTTGCCGTCGACGTTCGTGGTGCCGCCGGCGCGGCCGATGATCGCGCCGTCGGGGACGCAGGACGGCCCCGCGGAATCCGTCGCGGAAGACGCCGTGTCCGGGACGGTACCGGGGGCGCGGACCGAGTCGCAGGAGCGGTAGGGGCGCTCGCGGGCGATCGCAAACGGAGGTCATCGCCCCGCCAAGCTCAAGAAAAGCTCAGATCAATCATGTTGTTCAGGTGCCGGGCTCGGGGTTACCCGTGACATACTTCGTACGCGCTCCGCATCCCCCGTCGGAGCGACGGACCGACGCCGGGCAGCTCCCCCCGTGGCTGCTCGGCGTCGCCTTTTCTGTGTGCAGTGGTGAGACGAAGCTGTGAGTGACGAGACGCCCATCTGTTCCGCGAAGGGCTGCCGTGCCGATGCCGTGTGGGTGCTGGCGTGGAACAACCCGAAGATCCATACGCCGGAGCGGCGCAAGACGTGGCTGGCCTGTGAGGAGCATCGCGAGCATTTGTCGCAGTTCCTCGGGGTGCGGGGGTTTTTGAAGGACGTGGTCCTGCTGAAGGAGTGGGAGTCCTCGCAGAACCCCTAGCCGCCGATCGCCGACATGGGCCGGTCCGGCTGGACGAACGTCGGGTCGTCCAGGCCCGCTCCCGCCTTCTTGCCCCACATGGCCAGCCGCCAGATACGGGCGATCTCCTCGTCCGGGGCGTCCGAGCGGAGTGCGGCGCGCAGGTCGGTCTCCTCGCGGGCGAACAGGCAGGTGCGTACCTGTCCGTCGGCCGTGAGGCGGGTGCGGTCGCAGGCCGCGCAGAACGGGCGGGTGACGGAGGCGATCACGCCGACGACATGCGGGCCGCCGTCGACCAGCCAGCGCTCCGCCGGGGCCGAGCCGCGTGCCTCGTCGCCCTCGGCGGTCAGCTCGAATCGCGTGCGCAGGGAGGTCAGGATGTCCCCGGCGGTGATCATGCCGTCGCGCTTCCAGCCGTGCTGGGCGTCCAGGGGCATCTGCTCGATGAAGCGCAGCTCGTAGTCGTGCTCCACGGCCCAGGCCAGGAGGTCGGGGGCCTCGTCGTCGTTCAGGCCCGGCATCAGGACCGAGTTGACCTTGACCGGGGTCAGGCCCGCGTCGCGTGCGGCGTGCAGGCCCTCGATGACGTCCTTGTGACGGTCGCGGCGGGTGAGGGTCTTGAAGACGTCCGGGCGGAGTGTGTCCAGGGAGACGTTGACCCGGTCCAGGCCTGCCGCCTTCAGGGCCGCCGCCGTGCGCTTGAGGCCGATGCCGTTGGTCGTGAGGGACATCTGAGGACGCGGGTCGAGGGCCGCGACGCGCTCGACGATGCCGACCAGGCCGGGGCGCAGCAGGGGCTCGCCGCCGGTGAAGCGGACCTCCTCGATACCGAGGGACGTGACCGCGATGTCGATCAGGCGGACGATCTCGTCGTCCGTGAGCAGGTCCGGCTTGGCCAGCCACTGCAGGCCCTCCTCGGGCATGCAGTACGTGCAGCGCAGGTTGCACCGGTCGGTCAGCGAGACCCTCAGGTCGGTGGCCACTCGGCCGTAGGTGTCGATGAGCACGTGGGCCCCCTCCCTCGACGCGGATCGTGCCCGGAGCCCTGATTCTCCGGCACCTGCGAGCCTACGTGACACCACTGACATCACCACAGACCCGATCCCACGACGCGGGACGCGGCCGCGCCGCAGGGACCTGGAGGTTCCTACGACGCGGCCGCGTGCGGGGATTCGTGCTCAGTGGGCGCCGGTGCCGGTCAGGGACCGGACCTCCAGCTCGGCGAACTTCTTGACGTCCGGCTCTTCCTTGGACAGGACCGTGCCGAGCCAGCCCATGAGGAAGCCGAAGGGGATGGAGATGATGCCCGGGTTCTTCAGCGGGAACCAGGCGAAGTCGACGTCGGGGAACATCGCCTTGGGGTCGCCGGAGACGACGGGCGAGAACAGCACCAGGCCGACGGCGACGATCAGACCGCCGTAGATCGACCACAGGGCGCCCTGGGTGGTGAACCGCTTCCAGAACAGGCTGTAGAGGATCGTCGGCAGGTTGGCGGAGGCCGCGACCGCGAAGGCGAGCGCGACCAGGCCGGCCACGTTCAGGTCGCGGGCGAGGGCGCCCAGGCCGATTGAGACGACGCCGATGAAGACGGTCGCCCAGCGGGCCGCGCGCACCTCCTCGGCGCCGGAGGCCTGCCCCTTGCGGATGACGTTGGCGTAGATGTCGTGCGCGAAGGACGACGACGAGGCGAGGGTGAGTCCGGCGACGACCGCGAGGATCGTCGCGAAGGCCACCGCCGAGATCGTGGCGAGCAGGATCGCGCCCCAGGTCGAGTCGACGCCGCCGAGGTGCAGGGCGAGCAGGGGTGCCGCCGTGTTGCCGGACGGGTTGGACGCGATGATCTCTTCCTGCGAGATGAGCGCGGCGGCGCCGAAGCCGAGCGCGATCGTCATCAGGTAGAAGCCGCCGATGATGCCGATGGCCCAGTTCACGGACTTACGGGCGGCCTTGGCGTCGGGCACCGTGTAGAAGCGGATCAGGATGTGCGGCAGGCCGGCGGTGCCGAGCACCAGGGCGATGCCGAGGGAGATGAAGTCCAGCTTGGAGGTGCCGGTCGCGCCGTACTGGAGGCCGGGCTCCAGGAAGGCCGCGCCCTTGCCGCTGTTCTCGGCGGCCGTGCCGAGCAGGTCGGAGATGTTGAAGTTGAACTTCAGCAGCACCAGGAAGGTGATCAGGAGGGTGCCGCCGATGAGCAGCACGGCCTTGATCATCTGGACCCAGGTGGTGCCCTTCATGCCGCCGATGGAGACGTAGACGATCATCAGGATGCCGACCAGGGCGACGATGAGGATCTTGCCCGCGTCGGAGGTGATGCCGAGCAGCAGCGAGACGAGGACGCCCGCGCCGGCCATCTGCGCCAGCAGGTAGAAGATCGACACGACGATCGTGGACGTACCGGCGGCGGTGCGGACCGGGCGCTGCCGCATGCGGTACGCGAGCACGTCACCCATGGTGTAGCGGCCGGAGTTGCGCAGCGGCTCCGCCACCAGGAGCAGGGCGACCAGCCAGGCGACCAGGAAGCCGATGGAGTAGAGGAAGCCGTCGTAGCCGAAGATGGCGATCGCGCCCGCGATGCCGAGGAACGACGCGGCCGACATGTAGTCGCCGGAGACGGCGAGGCCGTTCTGGAAGGCGCTGAACTGGCGTCCGCCGGCGTAGAAGTCGGCGGCGTCCTTGGTCTGGCGGCCCGCCCAGATGGTGATGCCGAGTGTGGCCAGGACGAACAGCGCGAACAGGGTGATGATCAGCGGGCGGTGCTCGCTGGCCTCGTTCGCGGCGATAAGGGTCTGCTGTGCGGGGCTCATGCGCCGCCCTCCATCCGGGACTTGATGGCCTCGGCCTTGGGGTCGAGATTCGCGGCGGCGTGCTTCGAGTACCACCAGGCGATGAGGAACGTGGTGACGAACTGGGCGACGCCGAAGACGAGGGCGACGTTGATGTTGCCGAACAGCTTGGTGCCCATGAAGCCGCCCGCGTAGTTCGACAGCAGGACGTACAGCAGGTACCAGGCGACGAAGCCGACGGTCAGCGGGAAGGCGAAGGAGCGGAAGGAGCGGCGCAGTTCACCGAACTCCGCGCTCTCCTGCACCTCGGTGAACTCCTCGGGTGAGGGGAGTTTGTGTTGCTCTTTCGAGGGGGGCGGTGCGTCGGTGGCCACGGACGTCTCCTCGCAATGACGGAAGCGGTTTTCAACAGGGACGGAGGCGAGTGTCCTCGCGCTCCTTGTCCAACGTCACGGCGGCACGCGAGAACCGGTTCAACCGCCCGGCGTTCTTTCCGAAGTCGTTTCGGCAAAACATTGCTGGCCAGCGAGAGCGCGGGATAGCTTCGCCCTGCACCACCTCGTCATGTACCTGCCCGAGCACCACCTGTGCCTCGGGCCGGTTTCGTTTCCGGAGGATGTGGAGACCCCATGTCTCATCTGTGTTCCAGACGTCGGCTCGCCCTTGCCGTGCCCGTCGTGCTGTCCCTGACGGCCTCGCTGGGCTTCCTGCCCGCCGCCGCGTCGGCGGCCCCGCGCGCCGAGTCGGCCGCGCAGACGGCGAACGCGCCGAAGCTGGCGTACGTCGTCAACACCAAGGTGGACCGTCGCACGATCGCGTCGGTGAAGAAGGCGGTCGGCGCGGCCGACGGCTCGGTCGTGGCCACGTACGAGCGAATCGGCGTGATCGTCGCCCACTCCTCGAACCCCGACTTCGCCAAGACCAT
The genomic region above belongs to Streptomyces coeruleorubidus and contains:
- a CDS encoding solute symporter family protein produces the protein MSPAQQTLIAANEASEHRPLIITLFALFVLATLGITIWAGRQTKDAADFYAGGRQFSAFQNGLAVSGDYMSAASFLGIAGAIAIFGYDGFLYSIGFLVAWLVALLLVAEPLRNSGRYTMGDVLAYRMRQRPVRTAAGTSTIVVSIFYLLAQMAGAGVLVSLLLGITSDAGKILIVALVGILMIVYVSIGGMKGTTWVQMIKAVLLIGGTLLITFLVLLKFNFNISDLLGTAAENSGKGAAFLEPGLQYGATGTSKLDFISLGIALVLGTAGLPHILIRFYTVPDAKAARKSVNWAIGIIGGFYLMTIALGFGAAALISQEEIIASNPSGNTAAPLLALHLGGVDSTWGAILLATISAVAFATILAVVAGLTLASSSSFAHDIYANVIRKGQASGAEEVRAARWATVFIGVVSIGLGALARDLNVAGLVALAFAVAASANLPTILYSLFWKRFTTQGALWSIYGGLIVAVGLVLFSPVVSGDPKAMFPDVDFAWFPLKNPGIISIPFGFLMGWLGTVLSKEEPDVKKFAELEVRSLTGTGAH
- the tyrS gene encoding tyrosine--tRNA ligase produces the protein MTDIVDELKWRGLFALSTDEDALRKALADGPVTFYCGFDPTAPSLHVGHLVQVLTVRRLQQAGHRPLALVGGATGLIGDPRPTAERTLNDPETVAGWVGKLRSQIEPFLDFEGENAAVMVNNLDWTQNLSAIEFLRDIGKHFRVNKMLTKDSVARRLESSEGISYTEFSYQILQGMDFLQLYRRYGCTLQQGGSDQWGNLTAGLDLIHRLEPDATVHAMATPLMTKADGTKFGKTEGGAVWLDPEMTTPYAFYQFWLNVDDRDVSKYMRILSFRSRAELEELEKQTEERPQARAAQRALAEELTTLVHGADQTAAVIAASKALFGQGELAELDERTLAAALSEVPHIQVAELGPVVDLFAEVGLVASKSAARRTVKEGGAYVNNVKVAGEDAVPAKEDLLHGRWLVLRRGKKNLAAVEVTGA
- a CDS encoding DUF485 domain-containing protein, which translates into the protein MATDAPPPSKEQHKLPSPEEFTEVQESAEFGELRRSFRSFAFPLTVGFVAWYLLYVLLSNYAGGFMGTKLFGNINVALVFGVAQFVTTFLIAWWYSKHAAANLDPKAEAIKSRMEGGA
- a CDS encoding GlsB/YeaQ/YmgE family stress response membrane protein, producing the protein MGWLWAIIVGLVLGLLAKAIIPGKQHVPLWLTVILGMLGAIGGNAVARAAGVDATSGIDWWRHVFQLAAAIILVAIGDRAYTAVRGKKRRA
- the moaA gene encoding GTP 3',8-cyclase MoaA, giving the protein MLIDTYGRVATDLRVSLTDRCNLRCTYCMPEEGLQWLAKPDLLTDDEIVRLIDIAVTSLGIEEVRFTGGEPLLRPGLVGIVERVAALDPRPQMSLTTNGIGLKRTAAALKAAGLDRVNVSLDTLRPDVFKTLTRRDRHKDVIEGLHAARDAGLTPVKVNSVLMPGLNDDEAPDLLAWAVEHDYELRFIEQMPLDAQHGWKRDGMITAGDILTSLRTRFELTAEGDEARGSAPAERWLVDGGPHVVGVIASVTRPFCAACDRTRLTADGQVRTCLFAREETDLRAALRSDAPDEEIARIWRLAMWGKKAGAGLDDPTFVQPDRPMSAIGG
- a CDS encoding DUF3099 domain-containing protein — protein: MRKRHGGGHAEVFRITGARAGLQDDVRGRQRRYVISMTVRTISVILAATLWNVERHVAVVALVLGLVLPYIAVVIANAGRENAPSLPSTFVVPPARPMIAPSGTQDGPAESVAEDAVSGTVPGARTESQER